One part of the Vitis riparia cultivar Riparia Gloire de Montpellier isolate 1030 chromosome 8, EGFV_Vit.rip_1.0, whole genome shotgun sequence genome encodes these proteins:
- the LOC117921177 gene encoding uncharacterized protein LOC117921177, giving the protein MASTSNREEELWLGSSSSSSGYNDKGRLAPSLVNFQEVAEERHEISCSVAYSHNEGLPEHSNVVPAQNCDSMCKRCREWIRSPFNIVFLIWIICVAISGLLLVLIVTGMLNRVLPEKDQRDAWAEVNNQILNALFTLMSLYQHPKRLHYLVILCRWKPKDISRLRKEYCKNGTQKPHEWGHMMVVVLLLNVNCISQYALCGLNLGFNRHNRPAAGVGICIVFAVSTGAIAGLYSNFSPLGKEYESELDEEVKNQTFTTDPTGQQSRLNARSFEKRFSFVSRNDQRVIEISPQWRGGIFNLWDDGNQAYLSLFCCFCVFGWNMERLGFGNMYVHIATFLLFCVAPFWIFNLAAINVDDEGVRQILGLVGIVLCVFGLLYGGFWRIQMRKRFNLPGNNLCCWKPALTDCAQWLCCACCSLAQEVRTADYYDIAENKFYTKQDDNSQPAMPSFPHEDRAIRFSPSSPFFNTPNPSNPWTEHFPTASRLPNYYYYGPDGERPQVENFSIVAKDGMNPPLPVMIQERR; this is encoded by the exons ATGGCTTCAACTAGTAATCGTGAGGAAGAATTATGGCTAGGCTCAAGCTCAAGCTCAAGTGGTTATAACGACAAAG GTAGGCTAGCACCCTCATTGGTCAATTTTCAGGAGGTTGCAGAGGAAAGACATGAAATCTCATGTTCAGTGGCTTATTCCCACAATGAAGGTCTCCCGGAACATTCCAATGTGGTTCCTGCTCAGAATTGTGATTCTATGTGCAAAAGGTGCAGAGAATGGATCAGGAGCCCGTTTAACATTGTATTTCTTATATGGATAATTTGTGTTGCCATCTCAGGACTACTGCTTGTTCTCATAGTGACAGGAATGTTAAACAGAGTCCTACCAGAGAAAGATCAGAGAGATGCATGGGCTGAGGTGAATAATCAAATCCTAAATGCTCTCTTTACTCTAATGAGTCTGTATCAACACCCAAAGAGGCTCCACTACCTAGTAATTTTGTGTAGGTGGAAGCCCAAGGACATCTCCAGACTCAGAAAAGAATACTGTAAGAATGGCACCCAGAAACCCCATGAGTGGGGCCACATGATGGTTGTTGTACTTCTCCTCAATGTGAATTGCATTTCTCAATATGCACTGTGTGGCCTTAATTTGGGATTCAATAGACATAACCGACCTGCTGCAGGAGTCGGTATCTGCATTGTTTTTGCAGTGAGTACTGGGGCAATTGCTGGTTTGTACTCCAATTTTAGCCCTCTCGGGAAGGAATATGAATCTGAATTAGATGAGGAAGTGAAAAATCAGACTTTCACCACTGACCCCACGGGCCAACAGAGCCGCCTAAATGCCAGGTCTTTTGAGAAACGATTCTCATTTGTGTCAAGAAATGACCAGAGGGTTATTGAGATTAGTCCTCAATGGAGAGGCGGGATATTCAATTTGTGGGACGATGGTAATCAAGcttatctctctcttttttgcTGTTTTTGTGTGTTTGGATGGAACATGGAAAGACTTGGGTTTGGTAACATGTATGTTCACATAGCAACTTTTCTCCTCTTTTGTGTGGCTCCCTTCTGGATATTCAACTTGGCTGCCATCAATGTTGATGATGAGGGTGTGAGGCAGATTTTGGGGTTAGTAGGTATTGTGCTTTGTGTGTTTGGCTTACTCTATGGTGGCTTCTGGAGGATCCAAATGAGAAAGAGATTCAACTTGCCAGGGAATAACTTGTGTTGTTGGAAACCAGCATTGACTGATTGTGCACAATGGCTTTGTTGCGCTTGTTGCTCTCTTGCCCAGGAAGTTCGAACAGCTGACTACTATGATATTGCAGAAAATAAGTTCTATACAAAGCAAGATGACAATAGCCAGCCAGCAATGCCCTCTTTCCCTCATGAAGATAGAGCCATTCGGTTCAGTCCAAGTTCTCCATTTTTTAACACTCCCAATCCGTCAAACCCCTGGACAGAACACTTTCCGACTGCGAGCAGACTCccaaattactattattatggCCCAGATGGAGAGCGTCCCCAGGTGGAGAATTTTTCCATCGTAGCTAAAGATGGCATGAATCCCCCTCTTCCAGTCATGATACAAGAGAGAAGATAA
- the LOC117920968 gene encoding senescence associated gene 20, giving the protein MAGNDIESSSMSMEVESQNKANVIELYNALANGDTQIVAGLLASDLEWWFHGPPRCQHMMRVLTGESVHTEFKFEPRSITAIDGCVIAEGWEGAQAYWVHVWTLKNGLITQFREYFNTWLTVRDLRPADWEVRHESPTLWQSQPRDLAKRSLPGLLLAI; this is encoded by the coding sequence atggcagGCAATGATATTGAGTCTTCTTCCATGTCTATGGAGGTAGAAAGCCAAAACAAGGCCAATGTCATTGAACTCTACAATGCATTAGCCAATGGCGACACTCAAATTGTGGCCGGGCTTCTAGCCAGTGACCTTGAATGGTGGTTCCATGGCCCTCCACGATGCCAACACATGATGCGGGTGCTCACTGGGGAGTCGGTCCACACGGAGTTCAAGTTCGAGCCTCGAAGCATCACTGCCATTGACGGCTGTGTGATTGCTGAAGGCTGGGAAGGAGCACAAGCATACTGGGTTCATGTGTGGACTCTAAAAAATGGCCTGATTACCCAGTTTCGGGAATATTTCAACACATGGCTCACTGTGAGGGATCTGAGACCTGCGGACTGGGAGGTCCGGCACGAGAGCCCCACGCTGTGGCAGAGCCAGCCTCGGGACCTTGCCAAACGCTCGCTGCCAGGCCTTCTGCTTGCGATCTAG
- the LOC117920610 gene encoding uncharacterized protein LOC117920610 yields MASTSNREEELWLGASSSSSGYKAKGRLARPSANFQEVAEDRHGISRSMPSTHNEDLPEHSNVVRPRKTNRDSMCKRCREWIRSLLNIAFLLWKICVAISGLLLVLIVTGMLNRVLPEKDQRDAWVEVNNQILNALFTLMSLYQHPQRLHYLILLCRWKPKDISRLRKEYCKNGTQKPHEWGHMMVVVLLLNLNCIAQYVLCGLNLGFNRHNRPTVVVSICMAFAVGSGTIAGLYSNFSPLRSTMFSKFHLIEERSKQDGKSI; encoded by the exons ATGGCTTCAACTAGTAATCGTGAGGAAGAATTATGGTTAGGTGCAAGCTCAAGCTCAAGTGGTTATAAAGCCAAAG GTAGGTTAGCACGCCCATCAGCAAATTTTCAGGAGGTTGCAGAGGATAGGCATGGAATCTCACGTTCAATGCCTTCTACCCACAATGAAGATCTCCCGGAACATTCCAATGTGGTTCGTCCTCGAAAAACCAATCGTGATTCTATGTGCAAAAGGTGCAGAGAATGGATCAGGAGTCTGTTGAACATTGCCTTTCTTTTATGGAAAATTTGTGTTGCCATCTCAGGACTACTGCTTGTTCTCATAGTGACAGGAATGTTAAACAGAGTCCTACCAGAGAAAGATCAGAGAGATGCATGGGTTGAGGTGAATAATCAAATCCTAAATGCTCTCTTTACTCTAATGAGTTTGTATCAACACCCACAGAGGCTCCACTACCTAATACTTTTGTGTAGGTGGAAGCCCAAGGACATCTCCAGATTGAGAAAAGAATACTGTAAGAATGGCACCCAGAAACCCCATGAATGGGGCCACATGAtggttgttgttcttcttctcaatttgaATTGCATTGCTCAATACGTCCTATGTGGCCTTAATTTGGGATTCAATAGACACAACCGTCCTACTGTTGTAGTCAGTATCTGCATGGCTTTTGCAGTGGGTTCTGGGACAATTGCTGGTTTGTACTCCAATTTTAGCCCTCTCCGGTCCACTATGTTTAGTAAATTTCATTTGATAGAAGAAAGGAGCAAACAGGATGGAAAATCCATTTGA
- the LOC117919998 gene encoding short-chain dehydrogenase reductase 2a has translation MPVPVMPEKSFQGLHVLGRENSSYPFYNRLEGKIAVVTGGARGIGEATVRLFARHGAKVVIADVQDTLGAALASSLAPSVTFVHCDVSLEEDIENVINSTVSRYGRLDILFNNAGVLGNQSKHKSIIDFDIDEFDQVMRVNVRGMALGIKHAARVMVPRGMGCIISTASVAGVMGGLGPHAYTASKHAIVGLTKNTACELGRYGIRVNCISPFGVATSMLVNAWRSSDEEEEDCMNFGIPCEREVEKMEEFVSGLANLKGQILRAKDIAEAALYLASDESKYVSGHNLVVDGGITTSRNCVGL, from the exons ATGCCTGTTCCTGTAATGCCTGAGAAATCCTTTCAAGGACTTCATGTTTTGGGAAGAGAAAATAGTTCATATCCCTTCTATAATAG ATTGGAGGGGAAAATTGCAGTTGTCACCGGTGGCGCTAGAGGGATTGGAGAGGCGACGGTGAGACTCTTTGCAAGACACGGTGCCAAGGTGGTCATAGCTGATGTTCAAGACACACTCGGAGCTGCACTTGCTAGCTCATTAGCTCCCTCAGTTACCTTTGTTCACTGTGATGTTAGCTTGGAAGAGGATATTGAGAACGTAATCAATTCTACGGTGTCCCGGTACGGACGCCTCGATATCCTTTTCAACAATGCTGGGGTGCTGGGAAATCAATCAAAGCACAAGAGCATAATTGACTTTGATATAGATGAATTCGATCAGGTGATGCGTGTGAATGTAAGAGGGATGGCTCTAGGAATCAAGCACGCGGCGAGAGTCATGGTCCCAAGAGGAATGGGATGTATAATCTCCACGGCTAGTGTAGCAGGAGTGATGGGAGGGCTTGGTCCTCATGCTTACACAGCTTCAAAGCATGCAATTGTGGGGCTGACGAAGAACACTGCCTGCGAGCTTGGGCGGTATGGGATTAGAGTAAACTGCATTTCTCCATTTGGGGTGGCTACTTCCATGCTTGTGAATGCATGGAGGAGCAGTGATGAAGAAGAGGAGGATTGCATGAATTTTGGGATACCATGTGAGAGAGAAGTGGAGAAGATGGAGGAGTTTGTGAGTGGGCTGGCCAACTTGAAAGGCCAAATACTCAGGGCTAAAGACATAGCCGAGGCTGCTCTTTATCTTGCTAGCGATGAGTCCAAATATGTAAGTGGACATAACCTTGTAGTAGATGGTGGGATTACCACTTCGAGAAATTGTGTTGGCTTGTAG